The Phormidium yuhuli AB48 DNA window TTTGACACGAGTTGACTCTGACGAGTCGCCCTATAAATCCCCCAAATAAAAAAATGACCATTGCAATGACTTCGACTCCGAATGTGGCTACTCTCAAAGAGAACCCCATTCTCTGTTATTACACGAACCGAACTGGAAAAGTTCAGGTTGTCCGGGTTTCCAACATCCCCAATTGGTATTTCGAGCGAGTTGTGTTTCCGGGACAGCGTTTGATTTTCGAAGCATATGAACAAGGCCAATTGGAAGTCTACAGTGGCGCTATGGCTAGCGCCGTGTTAGCGGACTCCATCAGCTGCAATCGACTGCAAATTAACCCCCTCGAATAATCTGCACTCTCCCAAGAACAAAGCCTAGGAATGGGATTGACCTTCCTAGGCTTTTGTCATGTTTTCTAGACGTCTTCCATCCAATGTTTCGCCCGTTCCACGGCTTTGAGCCAGGTTTGATACTGATCTTGCACCTGGGGTGCATTCTCGCTCGGTTCAAACACCCGGTCGATTTGTCGGCGCTCAATCAGTCGGTTATAACTATCATAGAAGCCACTGACCAAACCCGCTCCAAATGCCGCTCCTTGGGCCGTGGCGTCGAGAATTTTGGGACGTTCTACGGGAATCCCCAACAAGTCCGCTTGGAACTGCATTAAAAAGTCATTTTGGGAGGCGCCGCCATCCACCTTAAGGCGACTGACGGGGTTCTCGCAGTCACGGTTCATCGCATCCACCACTTCCTTCACTTGATAGGCGATCGCCTCAAGTACTGCTCGTACCATATGTTCACCGCGTACTCCCCCTGTAATCCCTTGGAAAGACCCCCGTGCATTCATATCCCAATGGGGAGCGCCTAAGCCGCTTAACGCCGGGACGAAATACACCCCATTATTCGTCTGAGCCTGTTGGGCCAAGTTCTCCGTTTCCGCCGCACTGGCGATCAGTTGTAAGCCATCCCGCAGCCATTGAATACAGGCCCCGGCCGTAAACATCGCCCCTTCAAGAGCATAGTTGGTAGAGTCCTCTCGACTCCAGGCCACGGTTGAAAGGAGTTGATTTTGCGATCGCGCCACCTGGTTCCCGGCCTGAGCAATCAAAAAACAGCCCGTTCCATAGGTGCATTTGAGGAACCCCGGGCGATCGCAGCCATGGGCAAATAACGCCGCCTGCTGGTCTCCAAAAATTGCCAAAATCGGGATCTCATCCCCAAACAAATTCGTCGTGCCAAACTCCCCTAATGAGGGTTTAATCGTTGGCATCATATGGGGAGAAATGCCAAACAAATTCAGTAACTCCTCATCCCAATTTCCCTGTTCTAGATTCATCAACATCGTGCGGCTAGCATTACTGCTGTCCGTTGCATGAACCTGACGATTGGTAAGATTCCACAACACCCAAGAGTCAATCGTTCCCGCAATGACATTCTCAAAGTCAATTTGAGGACGACGTTCCCGCACCCAATCGAGCAACCAAACCAATTTTGTTGCCGAAAAATAGGAATCAAGCACTAAGCCAGTCCGTTCTTGAATGAACTCAGCCCTTCCTTGACGACGCAAGGAATTACACAGCGGGGCCGTGCGGCGATCCTGCCAAACAATTGCTTTGTGAAGAGGTCGTCCAGTATTTTTATCCCAGAGCAAACAGGTTTCCCGCTGAACTGTTAGTCCAATCGCCGCCACCTCTTTGGCGCTGACATCAGCCTCATCTAATACATCTTCGGCACAGCCGAGAGTATCTTGCCAAATCTCCACAGCATCATGCTCCAACCAGCCGGGTTCTGGATAATACTGTTTCAATTCCTTATAGGATTGTCCCACCACTTCCCCATCGCGATCAAAGAGAATTGCCCGGTTTCCAGTGGTTCCCAAATCAAGGGCTAAAACGTATCGTTTATCGGTTGTCATAATCAATAATAGGTAGGGAGGATGCAGCTTGACATTGTATCAACTGACCCCTCTCTTGTGACCCCAGATATAAGTTTAGCTACAATAATTATAATTTCTTTATATTTCTAGCCTATCTCCCACTAGACCAGACTTCCGAGTTCTCTGAGTGGAACGCCAGTTGCCACAACGTGCTCGGCCTCTCCAGCTTCAGAATATAAGGTTAGGGCAATGTGTTGTTTTTCGGTCTAATTTAACATAACTTACCTCAATGTTCATCCGCCTGCCTCCTATCGTCTTGTCAGACGAAACCGCCATAGCTAGAAAGAACAGGGGGGTGCATCGCTGCCGATACATCCCCCGTATTCACCTTTCTCGTAGCGCTCTAGGCTATCTTTATTTAGCCGCGTCGGTGAGTTGCGTTAACACCTGATTGGAGCGATTGATAAACTGTTTCATCCCATCGGCGTCAAAGCCTTTCTGAGACATCAACGCCAAATCATAGACATGATGACAAATCAGATTCGCTAACTCCGAGGAAGGAGACCCCTCACTGGTGACAATTCCACCCTGAGCGATGTTGGCCAGATTCTGAATCATCGGGTGAGCGGTGTTGACAACCAAAATATGCTCTTCGGGGAAGTCAGACTGTTCCTGCTGCAACAGGGCCGTCATATCTCGCAGACGACGCATGGCTTCGGGAAGTAACACCATGGCCGGGGGAGAGGCTTGAGCGTTGTCCCCTTTCAACGATTCGGTGCGAATGGTGAGTTTGGGTTTGTTGAGGGCCGTCTCAAACAACTCTTTTACCTGTTCGCTACGGGTTTTGTTGGTGTTGGGGTCAACAATTTCACTGTCGGAGTCGCCACTGACGAGGTTCTCATCGAGTTCTGAGTCAACTCGGGAGAATTTGACGTCGGAATGGTCCCGTTCGAGGTAGCTGATAAAGTGGGTGTCGATGAAGGAGTCCAGGAAGAGGACTTCTAAGCCTTGGTTTTTGTGGAGTTCCACATAGGTGGCTTGGGTGACGGCGTCGGAACAGTAGTAGACGCGGTTCTCATGGCGTTCTTTGTTCCGTTCGAGATATTCCGCCAGGGTGGTGTAGGATTCTCCGTTTTGGCTGATTCCACCGTCGGCGTTGACATCTTGCCAAGCATCCCCTTCGGTTTCGACTTGGACGTTGGCGCTGTCACTGTCACCGGCGCTTAAGTCAGCGGTGGTTTTGTAGATGATGAGGTCCTCGATTTGTTTCTTGAACTTTTCATCGTTGATGTAGCCAAATTTAACGAAGGTCCCTAGATCTTTCCAGCACTTGAGATACTGGGGTTTGTCTTCTTTATACAGTTCTTTGAGGCGATCGGCGACTTTTTTGGCGATGAAGTCGGCAATTTTGCGGACTTTGCGATCGACTTGTAGGGCGCTACGGGAGACGTTCAGGGGAATGTCAGGACTGTCGATGACGCCGCGCATGGGCATCAGGAATTGAGGCACGATTTCTTCGCAATGGTCACTGACAAAGACGTGGTTGCAGAAGAGTTTAATGTTGCCTTTGGTGACATCTACATCGGGTTTCAGTTTGGGGAAGTAGAGGATGCCGTTAATTTCAAAGGGATAGTCGGTTTTGAGGTGAACCCAGAGGAGGGGTTCTTCTTGGAAGGGATAGAGATAGCGGTAAAATTCGAGGTAGTCTTCGTCGGTGAGATTGCTGGGAGATTTGCGCCAAATGGCGGGTTGTTCGTTGAGGATTTCCCCTTCAAATTCGATGGGAACGGGCATGAAGTCGCAGTAGGTTTTCACCAACTGGCGGATGCGAGGGGATTCGAGATACTCGGTTTCTTCGTCTTGTAGGGTGAGGGTGATGGTGGTTCCGACGTCTTGGCGATCGCTCTCGGTGAGTTCAAATTCTGGGGACCCGTCACAGATCCAATGGACAGCTTCTGAACCCTCTTTATAGGATAGGGTGTCGATTTCGACGGTTTTGGCAACGATGAAGGAGGAATAAAAGCCTAAGCCAAAGTGACCAATAATGGGTTGGTCGGCGCCGCCGCTATATTTTTGCACAAACTCCTCGGCGCTGGAGAAGGCGACTTGATTAATATATTTTTTGACTTCATCGGCGGTCATGCCGATACCGTTATCGCTAATGGATAGGGTTTTGTTATCTTTGTCGGCTTTGATGACAATTTTGGGATGGTCGGTGTCACCGTCAAATTCTCCGGCGTAGGAGACCATTTTGAGTTTTTCAATGGCATCGACGGCGTTGGAGACGAGTTCCCGCAAAAAGATTTCATGGGCTGAATACAGCGACTTTTTGATGATGGGAAAGATATTCTCGGTATGGATTGTAATGTTGCCTTTTTCGAGGACAGTCATAATAGTTTGATGAGGATTGACAGAGGAATAAAAGGAATGGCATAAGCCTATTCCGATCCTGACGGGAATTGGTCAAAACGACAAGTGGGGAATTGCGAACTTTTCGTGCAATTCCCCAACGGATTGAGTTCGGATTTCCTCACTTGGCGATGGTTGCTGGGGAAATCTTAGTAATGGGTTCCGGTTTTGCGGTGATGAACGGCGGTTTGGGTGTCGGCGTCAGAGACATTCCCGGCGGCGACGGTGGCGTAAACGAGCCAATGGTCGCCACATTCCATGCGTCGTTGCACGGTACATTCGAGGCTGGCGATCGCATCTTCTAAGATGGGCGAGCCATTCTCGGCTTCACGGGTTTCAACGCCAGCAAATCGGTCTTCGCCGGGGTTGAAGGGTTTGAGAAAGTGCTTCATTAAGCCCAAATGCTTACCTTCGCCGAGGATATTCAGGGCGAAGGGACTCCCCTGATAGAGTAAGGACTCGATCGCCCGCTCTTTGGCTACGGCAACGGTTAGGCCGGGAGGGGTGAAGGTGGCCTGGGACACCCAAGAGGCTAACATAGCACTTGACAAATCACCCTGTTTTGTGGTAAGCACGCACAGCGACCCGACTAAACGACCGACGGCTTGTTCGACGTTGCTGGCGGGTTCGCGACGGGTACGGACTTTTTTGGCTTTGCGGATGGTTTGGGCGAAGTCGGTTCCAGCTTCTTCGCAGGTTTTGAGAATGACCTCGGTGGGTTTGAATTTGACGCGGATGGGGTCGAAAGCGAGTTGATAGCCGCCATTGCGGAGTTTGCTCTCTAAGAGGTCGATGGCTTCGCCACTCCAGCCAAAGGAGCCAAACACGGCTGCTGGGACGGTTTTGGGAACGGTGGAGAGGACAATTCCCAGGGCGGTTTGAATTTGGGTGGGAGCATGGCCGCCGAGGGTGGGGGAGCCGATGATGAAGCCGGAACAGTTTTCAACTCGGCGTTGGATTTCGTCTGGGGGGGTAACTTCGCAGTTAATGGCTTCGACGTTGACTCCGGCTTTGGTGAGTCCTCGGGCGATCGCCTGACCGATGGTGGCGGTATTGCCATAGGCGGAGGCGAATAGCAGGGCCACGGTGACGTCTTTCCCTTTCTGTTCGGCACTCCACTGGCGATAGGAGGCGGTTAAATCCCGCATCCCTTCCCGGACAATGGGACCATGAGCCGGTGCATAAAAGCGCACTGGGGGAAGGGAGGCGATTTTTTCTAGGGAGGTGGCCACTTGCCGGGCGTTGGGGGCCATGAGACAGTCGAAGTAGTAGCGGCGATCATTGGCATAGACCGATGAGCCTTCGTCGAAGACTTGGTCGCCGCAGACATGAGCGCCAAAGAATTTGTCGGTGTAGAGGATTTGGGTTTTGCTGTCGTAGGTGGCCAGTCCATCGGACCAGCGCGGGGTGGGAATGGGGGTAAAGAGAAGGCGATGACCTTGTCCGAGGTTGAGGGTTTCTTCGCCGCGCATGACTTTGATTTTGGCGTCGTAGCCTTCGTCGGCAAAGAAAGACCGTAGGGCGATCGCCCCAGGGTTGGAACAGACAAAGGTGAGTTTGGGGGCAATCTCCAGCAAGGCTTTCAGGGTGACGGCCCGGTTCGGGTTCACGTGACCCAAAATCACATAGTCGATTTTGTTGATATCCACCCGGTCTTTTAAGGTTTGCAGAAAAATCGGGGTAAAGGATTCTCCGGGAGGGTCGATTAGAGCGGTTTTGTTACTTTCGATGAGATAGGCGTTGGCGGTTGTGCCTCGCTGGCGGGCATATTCAATTTCAAAGCGGAGTCGTCCCCAGGTGCGCGATCGCAAGATTCGCGTATTTTCGGCAATGGGTAGAACTTGTACGTCTCTAGGTTTGTCAGTCATGGGAGGAAGGCAAGAGGCAAAAGGCAAGAGGCAAGAGGCAAGAGGCAAGAGGCAAGAAAAGCCAGTAGCGATGACCCACTCCTGACCCCTCCTAGGAGGGGAAGGGAATAGGGGGTGTTCTCTATTGGGGGGTTAGTAGTGGTTGCCGACTTTGCGGTGATGGACGGCGGTGCGGGATTCGGGTTTGGAGACGCGACCCTCTTCAACGGTGCTGTAGACAATCCAATGGTCGGAACATTCCATGCGGCTGGCGACGGTGCATTCTAGGTAGGCTAGGGCGTCGGCGAGGAGGGGGGAACCGTTTTTGGCGGTTTGGGTGTTGACTCCGGCAAAGCGATCGGCACCGGGGGGAAAGCGTTTGAGGAAGTGCTTCATCAAATGCTGATAGTTGCTCTCTTCTAAGACATTTAGCACAAAGCGATCGCCGACTTGCATGAGGGATTCAATGGCGCGGTCTTTGGCGACGGCAATGGTTAAGCCGAGGGGTTTGAAGCTGGCTTGGGACACCCAGGAGGCCAGCATCCCACTGGTAATTTCCCCTTTTTGGGCGGTGATGATGTAAAGTCCACCGCTTAAGCGACCGAGGGCTTTGTCGAGGTCACTGTCGAGGGCTTTCATCTTTTTGATGGCATCTTTGCGGGTGAGCAATTGAGCCATGTCCGTCCCGGCTTCTTCGCAGAGTTGATAGGTTCCTTGACTGGGGGTGTCGGTAATGCGGATGGGGTCAAAGCCGGGTTTGAGTTTGAGGTCGCGGAATTTGCTAACGAGGGGGTCGATGGGTTCGTCGTCACCGCCGTAGCATTCAAAAACGCCAAAGGCTTGTTTCTCATGAATGGCGGCCACGAGGGTTCCTAGGCCGTCGAGGGTGGCTTTGGCCACATCTCCTGAGGCGGGGGGGGTTCCTAGGACAATTCCGGCGCAACGGGAGACGAGTTCGTGGACTTCTTGAGGATCGGCGTATTTGAGATCCATCATTTCTACGGCGACGCCGGCTTTGGTGATTCCGTGGGCGATCGCTTGGGAGAGGCGATCGCTATAGCCATAGTCGGAGATATAGAAGACGGCGACGCAGGTTTCGGCGTTGGCTTTTTCGTTACTCCAGTCCCAATAGCGTCCGGTGAGTTCGCTGACGTGATAGCGCAGGATGGGGCCATGGCCGGTGGCGATGGTTTGGATGTCGCCGAGTTTTTTCATCCGTTTCATGGCCGAGATGACTGATCGCGCGTTGGGAGCCATGAGACAGTCGTAGTAAAACCGGAAGTCTGGCTCGATGGGTTTTAGGTTCTCGTCGTAGGTGGCGTCGGAACAGTAGTGCATCCCAAACGCATCACAGGTGAACATGACCTGGGTTTTCTGGTCATAGCTAAAGATGGTGTCGGGCCAGTGGAGGTTCGGGGCGTTGACAAACTCGATGATATGGCCATTCCCCAGGTCTAGGGTGTCGCCGTTTTTGACGATCTGTTTCTCGAAGGGTTTGTGAACCAGGTTTTCTAGAAATTGAATGGCGACTTTGGCCCCGACGACGGTGGCGTTGGGGGCCAGTTCCAGGACATCTCGGACTAAGCCACTGTGATCGGGTTCGGTGTGGCTGATGATCAGATAGTCGATGTCTTGGGGATTGATGAGTCCTTTGAGGCTGTCGAGATAGAGTTGGCGAAATTTCTCGTGGGACGTGTCGACTAGGGCGACTTTCTCACTCTGGATGAGGAAGGAGTTATAGGTGGTTCCGTTTTGTAAGCCAAATTCAATGTCGAAGCGATCGCGCTCCCAGTCGAGGGAACGGATAGCAGTGGTGTCAGCGGCGACCTCCTCGACTTGCATGGTGAGGCGTTTTTGGCTGGGAGCGGCGGCTACGACCATAGGGATGACCTCTCTTATTTTCGTTTTGTTATGGGTCTATTATTACACATCTGTAACAATTTCAGGCATTAAAACAACCTATAGGTTGCATAAAAGGGGATAAAATGGCGATTGATGTTATCCCCCTTGGGGGTTGATGCACTGGGCATTTTGGGCGTGTTTGCAGACTTTGTTCCAGAGGTCGGCCCGAGTTCCCGGGGGACCGAAGGAGAAGAGGACGCGATCGCCCATCGGCAAGGTTTGGATTCGCACCTTGCAGACGGGGCAAGTTTGACAATTGGGGTCAGACATAGCAATGGGGACGTTAGAGAATCGGGTGCAGGGTCTCGGAACTCTCGTCATCGAGACCAGCAAGTTCCGAGAAATCCTCTCCCCGTCCTGACCGTAACACAGCGGCTTCATCCTCCATTGCAGCTTCCAAGGTTAAACCGTCGTCCTCACTCAAGGGAGAAGTATGAGGAGCCAGTCGTTCCTCGTCGGGGAATGAATCATCGCCCGACCTCTCAGCGGCTTGCAAAGGGGGGACATTATCCTGGGAAAAGTCCTCAGACAGCTCATCATCCCCTCCCGTCAGGGTTGGAGACTCTGGGAGATAGGAGGGAGAGGTGGAGGGGTCGTCTGGGGGGGTTAACAAGACGGGATCGACCCCTAGGGAGGATTCTAGTGTTTCTAATGGTTCGCTCATGGTAATTCTTCAGAGTGACTCACGACGGCTGGGAAGGCGATCGCCCTCATTTCCTAAGTTGTAGCCTGAATTTAATTATCTTTAAAGATTTTCTTGAAGTTTTTGTTACAGGGACGACGGACATAAGGGGTATGAAACGGCCGTCCCCGGCTCTATTTATTATATCGCAGGGACGCTCCGGGGTGGCCTCTGTCTTACGGTCAGGACAATTGACAGACTGCCCTTGAGGTAAGCTATGATTGGCACTGATGAATCGAGGCAAGGGTCATGGAGGTTCACAGTAATCGTCGTCAACCTCTCTCTGAAATGGAACAGAAAGCACTTTCGGACTTGGCAAAGCGAGCTAAAAAAGCTTTGGAAGATGGTGTAATTTCCCGTCAAGAGCGGGATGCAATTGTGGCAGCTATTTATGCGGATGGTAAGGTTTCTGTTGAGGAATGTGCGATTTTTCGCTCGATTCAAGAGAAGATTTGGCAAGGAGAAGTGCTCATCGCTGAATCATAATCATTTTCTTTATGGCTTGGAGGCCCAACTCTTGCAAATTGCCGAATGTCGGTGCGATCGCCATGATGTTTGCATACTGGCAAATCTAAAAAGCTGGGCTAAGTAACAAGTCCAAACGGTAGATAGGGGACGTTTCAAGTGAGTCTCAGCTAGAAACTCAACTGAGAAAACTCACCCCAGCTGCTGGCTTTAGTCCACTCCGTTTAATGACCTCCAATTCGTCCAGTTTTACGTTCAAGAAATGTTTTCGCGATCAGCGTGATTGCCGCCAAGCACGCCAGGACAACCGCAGCGGCATAAGAGGACTGGGTTTGGTATTGGTTGTGCATTTCCTCCACATATAAAGGCAGAGTTTGAGTTCGACTAATTAGATTTCCAGAGACAACAGCAACCGCACCAAACTCTCCCATAGCCCGAGCATTAGTCAAAACAATTCCATATAGTAAACTATAGCGAATTGACGGGAGGGTCACGCGCCAAAATGTTTGCCAGTCATTAGCTCCTAACGTTTTTGCCGCTTCTTCCTGTTCCTGTCCAATTTCCTCTAATACAGGTAGCACTTCTCGGGCTACGAAGGGCATAGAAACAAATGCTGTGGCAAGCACCATGGCGGGAAAAGCAAACATAATACGAATTCCCCAAGATTCTAAAATCGGCCCAAACCAGCCATGACGACCATAGAGTAATACCAGCATCAACCCTGCTACCACGGGAGAAATGGAAAAGGGCAAATCAATGACACTTAACAATAACGTCCGTCCTGAAAAATTCTTATGACGGGCTAATGCCCAAGCGGTGACCACCCCAAAGATAACATTTAAGGGGACGACTATCAAGGCAATTTGCAACGTCAAACCAGCAGCATGACGAAACTCTGGGGATTTTAAAGTTCTGAAAAACGGCTGTATACCATCGGCAAAGGCTCCGACAAAGATATTAATAGTTGGGATAAAGAGAATTAGGCTGATGAAGCCAATGACCGCTATAACCAGGGCAACTTCTCCTGAAGTCACAGGTGAATTTACTCCCTGCGATCGCGTTGACTGAATCCAAGATTTTGGACGCAAAAAATTGCGAGTTGCGCTCAAAACAGAGTGCAAAGAGTATTGATGAGTGAATGAGTTGGATTTCATAGATATTAATTATCAAAACTGGGGATAATAGAGGGTAGCAACAGCAGTGATTAGACCGGTGACCGGAAAACAATTTGCATCAAGTCAATGGGTTACATTTGTTCTCTAGACCTCCCCCAACGTTGTAAGACGTTGATAATCAATAAAGAGATTAAAGAGACTAACAGCATGACCGTGCCAATCACCGCTGCTCCCGCAATATCAAACTGTTCCAGCCGTTGAAAAATTAAAACGGGTGCAATCAAATCCTGAAAGGGAATATTCCCTGAAATGATAGAAATTGAGCCATACTCTCCCACAGCTCGGGAAAATCCCAGAGCTACACCCGTGAGAATTGCGGGCAATAATGCTGGTAGTAAGACACGGCGAAAGGTTTGCCAACGGGAAGCGCCCATGCACCAAGCTGCCTCTTCTAATTCAGGTTCTAACTCTTGTAAAACAGGTTGAACTGTCCGGACGACGAAGGGTAGGGAAATGAAAACCATCGCAACGAGAACCCCCAGACGAGTAAAGGAAATCTGAATTCCTAAAGGAGCTAAGAGGGACCCAATCCACCCGGTCTCGTTATAAACCATGGTTAAACTCAATCCAGCAACAGCCGTGGGTAAGGCAAAGGGTAAATCAATGGCAGCATCAACAATACGCTTACCCGGAAACTGATAACGAATCAGAACCCAAGCGATCGCCACCCCAGTGATTCCATTGAAAACAGCAGCGAGTAGGGCAGTGCTAAAGGTCACTTCATAAGCAGCCAAAGCAATAGGCGTTGTTGCAATTCGCCAGATGTCCGGGGGGCTAAGTCGTTGGGTGTATATCACGACTGCCGCTAAGGGAAGGAAAACCATAAACCCTAGATAGATGCCAATTCCCCACCAGTACCAAGGAATCTTCTGGAGCCAGGACGCTGAGGGTTTATCAGAGGATGGAAGAGATGGATTGATCATCTTCAAGAAAACTCCAATTCGTGAAATAAAACGTAATCCAAAAAAGAAAATAACTTGAAGGAATCTTGCTCTTAGGCAACCCGGCAAGAACTTCACAGAACAACAGTGAGAACAACAGTGAAAACAAGAACAACAGTGAGAACGAGAGGCAAGCATCAACACTTAATGCCTGAGGCTGGACTGAATATCATTAAAAGCTCGCCTGAATATCATCAAACATTGCACCATCCGCAAAAAACTGCTCTTGGACAGTATCCCAACCTCCAAGGTCTTCAACTGTGAATAGACCACTTAGGGGGGGATATTTCTCACTAAATTCCTCAGCTACAGATTCATCAACAGGACGGAAGCCCACTTTGGCAAATTCTCGTTGGGCTTCAGGGGTATAGAGAAAGCGCACAAAGGCTTCAGCAACTTCCCGGGTTCCATGTCTGTCTACATTGGCATCGACGACGGCAATGGGGTTATCGATGGAAATGTTACTTTTAGGAATAATGTAGGGCAACGTTTGTCCCTGCTGCTGGGCTAATAGAACCTCATTTTCATAGTTAATTAGAACATCTCCTTGTCGTTGTTCATAGAAAATATCTGTGGCTTCACGGGCATTGCGAGGTAAAATCGGCACATTTTGATAAACCTGTTTGACAAATTCAAAGGCTTCTTCTTCAGTCCCTCCATTCTTAATTTTGTCACCCCAGAGAACCAGGAAGTTCCAGCGTGCCCCACCGGAGGTTTTGGGGTTAGCGGTGATCGCCCTCACGTCATCTCGGGCTAAGTCGTCCCAGCCTTGGATATTTTTGGGGTTGCCATCACGGGTAATGATAGCGGCAACGGAGCGATGGACAATGGCATTATTGGGGGCTTCATCTTCCCAGCCGGGTTCGATTAGACCCGCTTCTTCAATGGCTTGGGTATCCAAGGCCAGGGCTAATGCCACTAGATCAGCGCCTAAACCATCAATGACCGCTCGGGCTTGAGAACCCGAGCCTCCATAACTTTGTCGGAAGACCACCTCTTGATCATGTTCAGCCTTCCACTGCTCAGCGAACTGGGGAATGATTTGCTCGTAGGCAGCACGGGTGACTGCATACGAGACTAGGGTCAGTTCAACCTGATTCCCGCTGGCGGCCCCGCCACAGGCAGAAATCACCCAGCTTAAGGTTGTCCCCACGAGGAAGAGGGCAACACTTTTTTTCCAGATTTTCGATCTATCGATTAGGCGTCTTAAACCTCGGCCAGTACTGATTTTCATCGGTTTCTTCCATAAATCTACGGTTCACAGGTCGGAATACCGTGTTTTGTGTGATTGTGATTGTAGCACGGTTTTATCCTGTGTCAATCATAGCCGAATTGAAAAACATTTGAGATTCACTTGCAATTTAACTTAAGATCGGGTACTCTGGTTACAGAGAACAACAGCAGTGGTCATGGCAAAGCCTGCGAATCCTCCGAACATGGCAACCATTGCGGAGGAGGTAGCCCGGAGTAACTATCTATTTCGGGGCATCGATCAAACTCAGTTAGCAGAGTTACTGAACTCTGGTGGTGTCGCTCGGCAAAAACTTTATTCGAGCCGACCGGTCTACACCGCGTTTCGTCCAGATACGTCGACGGATGTCTTATATGTTGTGATCAGTGGAGGGCCTGTCATTGTCCGC harbors:
- a CDS encoding sulfate ABC transporter substrate-binding protein, with protein sequence MKISTGRGLRRLIDRSKIWKKSVALFLVGTTLSWVISACGGAASGNQVELTLVSYAVTRAAYEQIIPQFAEQWKAEHDQEVVFRQSYGGSGSQARAVIDGLGADLVALALALDTQAIEEAGLIEPGWEDEAPNNAIVHRSVAAIITRDGNPKNIQGWDDLARDDVRAITANPKTSGGARWNFLVLWGDKIKNGGTEEEAFEFVKQVYQNVPILPRNAREATDIFYEQRQGDVLINYENEVLLAQQQGQTLPYIIPKSNISIDNPIAVVDANVDRHGTREVAEAFVRFLYTPEAQREFAKVGFRPVDESVAEEFSEKYPPLSGLFTVEDLGGWDTVQEQFFADGAMFDDIQASF
- the cysT gene encoding sulfate ABC transporter permease subunit CysT, whose translation is MINPSLPSSDKPSASWLQKIPWYWWGIGIYLGFMVFLPLAAVVIYTQRLSPPDIWRIATTPIALAAYEVTFSTALLAAVFNGITGVAIAWVLIRYQFPGKRIVDAAIDLPFALPTAVAGLSLTMVYNETGWIGSLLAPLGIQISFTRLGVLVAMVFISLPFVVRTVQPVLQELEPELEEAAWCMGASRWQTFRRVLLPALLPAILTGVALGFSRAVGEYGSISIISGNIPFQDLIAPVLIFQRLEQFDIAGAAVIGTVMLLVSLISLLIINVLQRWGRSREQM